In a single window of the Entelurus aequoreus isolate RoL-2023_Sb linkage group LG16, RoL_Eaeq_v1.1, whole genome shotgun sequence genome:
- the rb1cc1 gene encoding RB1-inducible coiled-coil protein 1 isoform X2, with product MKLYVFQVNNGSTLTFDTDLAVQTVVELKHAIQAKYKIAIQHQVLVVNGGECMAAERRVCSYSAGTETNPIFLFNKEMILSDRDPTIPKTTFSIESEIQVKVEESLLMPAVFHTVASRTQLALEMFEVANKLSSFCERLVHDEHLQHQGWAAIMANLDDCSMSYQKLLMKFDSAYASYQHDLEEIKFKLTRLGTAVSVMARIPLLECLTRQSHRENLKKSASTPDKDSIETEEEKSTDSVLCATDTQGARKVPGSTASEKHGGAGSQDRNPLMDSCGLRAALLDECTAAHFNVTLLDWINVQDRPNDVESVVRKCFDSINRLDPRIIQPFLGDSRDTIAKLDNQNMKAIKGLEDRLYALDQMIASCKKLVNEQKELAQGFLANQKRAENLKDTSVLPDLCLSHTNQLMIMLNNHRKLLDIKKKCTTAKQELANNLQVRLKWCCYVMLHADQDGEKLQALFRLLTELMERVRVVEALSTVPQMYCLAVVEVVRRKMFMRHYREWAYALVKDGKQLYEAEKFKRETFGKLFRKSFLRNRLFRGLDAWPPTSFCTRKPRRFDDELPDISLDDLQYLKSCCPVEVQPFLMVPTMCDFEPLNRHVEKLHLLVQAAHSLDEMSQTMTDLLSEQSASCSHSAQRSTLWTPHSAEGRATQSKTPSSLNLKGPSCQPPHVPAPGLLEDLSPDSIDAQTFDFETIGHPNMQPGSLDLDSLAESPESDFMSAVNEFVIEESLKSPNPISDPTSPEMMVESLYSSVINAIDNKRMQDTTTLERENFRITVLHHVIDRYRLAAEESHSNLRCVKDDLFCLRSQVLKEQNDFSLALKSMSADVHNVVDDVCHTLKLELKEQHQSEIVAIQQAFEKQIRSLKEENLDHQNIVRDVQRAMLDLEGLMERKEKELMQLESDKAQWLNTEASLKEKMKKMEQLKSDQAAEFETLLDSRDSLKMQLENLHFEIERGQQKIRQELEAVEQTHLKEFADRMMQEHMSQLDTVTTDHQESMEHLAAENRAKLNEITEHYNSAQKEKDLEIEDLKACIAELAELRCKLEMDIALKETVAEEVRALLEDTKRQQTEAMKSQVASEVQVLNEELTKVKQELQVKNEEYETDRAKLKSLLKIEKDNCISDLVDRHEEEIALLRGELSSLQHQAQDTDRSHAEQLQNLKHELDHKVLALNDEKEVQMSKFQELEQELRTVSRNLQEENNLLTKKLEDTSPDALKELQLQKDKMNKKLLDRIRQLEDEFNDRQVSSSDAGLPLCADSCMGAPLSLDSALQERLQQERASLQTQLELLERRKNEEIQNLKTSLIAEQQTNFNTVLTRERLKKEQVISELIKKLEGVTQQQEKDKALIETLSEDRASVMQEKKHLEEELNRLRSIALVSSAFFTGNPLAQDMGEEVVGACASELLADSDRLVSVAVLRDEEHVDSAVEASMVTVHDNILMSEEKQRIRLLEKTLHMKEEENKRLNQRLMSQSMSSVSSRHSDKIAIRDFQVSDLVLIILDERHDNYVLFTVGPTLYFLHSESLTALDLKPGTTRRPWVLGKVMEKEYCQAKKAQNRFKVPLGTKFYRVKAIPWNRKV from the exons ATGAAGTTGTATGTGTTCCAGGTTAACAATGGCAGCACGCTGACATTCGACACTGATCTCGCTGTCCAAAC TGTCGTGGAGCTGAAAcatgccatccaagcaaagtatAAGATTGCCATTCAACATCAAGTCCTTGTTGTCAATGGAGGGGAATGTATGGCTGCGGAGAGGCGGGTCTGCAGCTACAGTGCTGGCACT GAAACAAACCCCATATTCCTGTTCAACAAAGAGATGATCTTGTCTGACCGGGATCCCACCATCCCCAAAACCACCTTCTCCATTGAGAGTGAGATTCAGGTGAAGGTGGAAGAGTCCCTTCTGATGCCAGCTGTCTTTCACACCGTTGCCTCTCGAACACAACTTGCTCTG GAAATGTTTGAAGTTGCCAACAAACTTAGCTCGTTCTGTGAACGTTTGGTTCATGATGAACACCTCCAGCACCAAGGCTGGGCCGCCATAATGGCAAACCTGGACGACTGCTCCATGTCCTATCAGAAGCTTCTTATGAAATTTGACTCTGCATACGCCTCGTATCAGCACGACTTGGAAGAAATTAAGTTCAAACTGACTAG GCTGGGGACAGCAGTCTCTGTGATGGCCAGGATACCCCTGCTGGAATGCTTGACAAGACAAAGTCACAGAGAGAACTTAAAGAAGTCCGCCTCCACTCCAGATAAAGATTCGATTGAGACCGAAGAAGAAAAATCTACAGACTCCGTGCTGTGTGCCACAGATACTCAGGGGGCTCGCAAGGTACCAGGTTCCACCGCGTCAGAGAAGCACGGAGGGGCTGGTAGCCAGGACAGAAATCCATTGATGGACAGCTGTGGGCTGAGAGCTGCCCTTCTGGACGAATGTACTGCAGCCCACTTCAATGTCACACTTTTAGACTGGATCAATGTGCAGGATCGCCCCAACGACGTGGAGTCTGTTGTCAGGAAATGCTTCGATTCCATCAATAGG CTCGATCCGCGGATCATTCAACCTTTCCTGGGAGACAGTCGTGACACAATTGCCAAACTGGATAATCAAAACATGAAAGCCATCAAAGGGCTGGAGGACAGGCTGTACGCGCTCGACCAGATGATCGCCAGCTGCAAGAAGCTGGTCAACGAACAAAAAGAACTTGCTCAG GGATTTTTAGCAAATCAGAAGCGTGCTGAAAACCTGAAGGATACATCTGTTCTGCCCGACTTGTGTCTGAGTCACACCAACCAGCTGATGATCATGCTTAACAACCACCGCAAGCTGCTGGACATCAAAAAGAAGTGCACCACCGCCAAACAAGAACTAGCAAACAACCTCCAAGTCCGACTCAA ATGGTGCTGCTATGTGATGCTTCACGCAGACCAGGATGGCGAGAAGCTCCAGGCTCTGTTTCGGCTCCTCACGGAACTCATGGAAAGGGTGCGGGTGGTGGAAGCCCTCAGCACTGTGCCCCAGATGTACTGCTTGGCGGTGGTGGAAGTCGTTAGAAGGAAGATGTTCATGCGACACTACAGAGAG tgggCCTATGCACTGGTGAAAGATGGCAAACAGCTGTACGAGGCTGAGAAGTTCAAAAGGGAGACCTTTGGGAAACTCTTCA GAAAGTCCTTCCTCAGAAATCGCCTGTTTCGAGGGCTAGACGCATGGCCTCCAACATCATTTTGT ACACGGAAACCTCGAAGATTTGATGATGAGCTTCCAGACATCTCTCTTGACGACTTGCAGTACTTGAAATCTTGTTGTCCTGTGGAGGTGCAGCCTTTCCTCAT GGTTCCGACAATGTGTGACTTTGAGCCCTTGAATCGGCACGTGGAGAAGCTACATTTGCTGGTCCAAGCAGCACACAGTTTGGATGAGATGTCTCAAACTATGACTGACCTGCTAAGTGAACAAAGT GCGTCCTGTAGTCATAGTGCGCAGAGGTCAACTCTTTGGACGCCTCATTCTGCAGAGGGTCGGGCAACGCAGTCCAAAACCCCCTCCTCTCTCAACCTTAAAGGACCCAGCTGTCAGCCACCCCATGTTCCTGCCCCAGGCCTCTTGGAGGACCTTTCTCCAGACAGCATCGATGCACAAACATTTGACTTTGAAACCATCGGCCACCCCAACATGCAGCCTGGCTCCCTTGACTTGGATTCCCTGGCAGAGAGCCCCGAGTCTGACTTCATGTCTGCCGTCAACGAGTTTGTGATCGAAGAGAGCCTGAAATCCCCGAACCCCATCAGTGACCCCACGAGCCCCGAAATGATGGTGGAATCCTTGTATTCCTCAGTTATCAATGCCATCGACAACAAGCGCATGCAAGACACCACAACGCTCGAGAGGGAGAACTTCAGGATCACGGTTCTCCATCATGTTATTGACCGCTATCGATTGGCTGCGGAGGAGTCTCATTCCAATTTGAGGTGTGTGAAGGATGACCTGTTTTGTCTTCGAAGTCAGGTCTTGAAAGAACAAAATGACTTTAGCCTTGCCCTGAAGAGTATGAGCGCAGATGTTCACAACGTTGTGGACGACGTTTGCCACACGCTTAAGCTTGAGCTGAAAGAACAACATCAGAGCGAGATCGTCGCCATTCAGCAGGCGTTTGAGAAGCAGATCCGCTCTCTAAAGGAGGAAAACTTGGACCACCAGAATATAGTGCGAGATGTGCAGCGGGCCATGCTGGACTTGGAGGGGCTCATGGAGCGCAAAGAGAAAGAACTTATGCAGCTGGAGAGCGACAAGGCACAGTGGCTCAACACAGAGGCAAGCCTGAAAGAGAAGATGAAGAAGATGGAACAGCTAAAGAGCGACCAAGCCGCAGAGTTCGAGACCCTCTTGGATTCCAGAGACTCTCTGAAAATGCAGCTTGAGAATCTGCATTTTGAGATTGAACGTGGCCAGCAGAAGATCAGGCAGGAATTAGAGGCTGTCGAGCAGACGCACTTAAAGGAGTTTGCGGACAGAATGATGCAGGAACATATGTCACAACTGGACACCGTCACTACGGATCATCAGGAGTCTATGGAACACCTTGCTGCTGAAAATAGGGCTAAGCTAAATGAGATAACAGAACACTACAACTCTGCTCAAAAAGAGAAGGATCTTGAAATAGAAGACCTGAAGGCTTGCATTGCTGAGCTCGCAGAACTGCGATGCAAATTAGAGATGGATATTGCACTCAAAGAGACTGTAGCAGAGGAGGTGAGGGCCCTATTGGAGGACACCAAGAGGCAGCAGACGGAGGCTATGAAGTCCCAGGTAGCCTCCGAGGTGCAAGTCCTCAATGAAGAGCTCACAAAGGTCAAACAGGAGCTTCAGGTGAAAAACGAGGAGTACGAGACAGACCGAGCCAAGCTGAAGAGCCTTTTAAAGATTGAGAAGGACAACTGCATCTCTGATCTGGTGGACAGGCATGAAGAGGAGATCGCCCTGTTGCGAGGCGAACTCTCTTCCTTGCAGCATCAGGCACAGGATACTGACCGGAGCCACGCAGAGCAGCTGCAGAACCTTAAACATGAGCTGGACCACAAAGTGTTGGCGCTAAATGACGAAAAGGAAGTACAGATGTCGAAGTTTCAAGAACTGGAACAGGAGTTAAGGACTGTGAGCAGGAACTTACAGGAAGAAAACAACCTTTTGACAAAGAAACTAGAGGACACATCCCCAGATGCATTGAAAGAGCTGCAGCTGCAAAAGGACAAAATGAATAAGAAGCTATTGGATAGGATTAGACAACTTGAAGACGAGTTTAATGACAGGCAGGTCTCATCGAG CGATGCAGGGTTGCCACTGTGCGCTGATAGTTGCATGGGTGCACCTCTCTCTCTGGACTCAGCACTACAGGAGCGGCTGCAGCAGGAGAGGGCCTCCCTGCAGACGCAGCTGGAGCTCCTGGAGAGGAGAAAGAATGAGGAGATTCAGAACCTCAAGACCTCTTTAATTGCAGAACAGCAG ACTAACTTCAACACAGTTCTGACTCGTGAGAGGCTGAAGAAGGAGCAGGTCATCAGTGAACTTATAAAGAAGCTGGAAGGTGTCACCCAACAGCAGGAAAAGGACAAAG CTCTGATAGAGACTCTATCTGAGGACAGAGCGAGTGTCATGCAGGAGAAGAAGCACCTGGAAGAAGAGCTCAATCGCCTGCGCAGCATCGCTCTGGTCTCCTCGGCCTTCTTCACCGGCAACCCCTTAGCTCAGGATATGGGTGAAGAAGTGGTGGGGGCGTGCGCCTCCGAGCTCCTGGCTGACAGCGACCGACTTGTCTCTGTCGCGGTCTTGAGGGATGAGGAGCACGTAGACTCAGCAGTGGAGGCGAGCATGGTGACAGTCCA cgacAACATCCTGATGTCAGAGGAAAAACAGAGGATACGCCTACTAGAGAAG ACCCTACACATGAAGGAGGAAGAGAACAAGCGCCTCAATCAAAGACTG aTGTCTCAAAGCATGTCGTCTGTGTCTTCTCGGCACTCAGACAAAATCGCCATCCGAGA TTTCCAGGTAAGCGATCTGGTTCTAATCATCCtggatgaaagacatgacaactacGTCCTGTTCACCGTCGGTCCAACACTTTATTTCCTGCACTCTGAGTCGCTCACTGCACTGGACCTCAAACCAG GGACAACAAGGCGGCCGTGGGTGCTTGGAAAGGTGATGGAGAAGGAGTATTGCCAGGCCAAAAAG GCCCAGAACAGGTTCAAGGTTCCTTTAGGAACCAAATTCTACAGAGTCAAAGCTATTCCATGGAACAGAAAAGTATAA
- the rb1cc1 gene encoding RB1-inducible coiled-coil protein 1 isoform X1, which translates to MKLYVFQVNNGSTLTFDTDLAVQTVVELKHAIQAKYKIAIQHQVLVVNGGECMAAERRVCSYSAGTETNPIFLFNKEMILSDRDPTIPKTTFSIESEIQVKVEESLLMPAVFHTVASRTQLALEMFEVANKLSSFCERLVHDEHLQHQGWAAIMANLDDCSMSYQKLLMKFDSAYASYQHDLEEIKFKLTRLGTAVSVMARIPLLECLTRQSHRENLKKSASTPDKDSIETEEEKSTDSVLCATDTQGARKVPGSTASEKHGGAGSQDRNPLMDSCGLRAALLDECTAAHFNVTLLDWINVQDRPNDVESVVRKCFDSINRLDPRIIQPFLGDSRDTIAKLDNQNMKAIKGLEDRLYALDQMIASCKKLVNEQKELAQGFLANQKRAENLKDTSVLPDLCLSHTNQLMIMLNNHRKLLDIKKKCTTAKQELANNLQVRLKWCCYVMLHADQDGEKLQALFRLLTELMERVRVVEALSTVPQMYCLAVVEVVRRKMFMRHYREWAYALVKDGKQLYEAEKFKRETFGKLFRKSFLRNRLFRGLDAWPPTSFCTRKPRRFDDELPDISLDDLQYLKSCCPVEVQPFLMVPTMCDFEPLNRHVEKLHLLVQAAHSLDEMSQTMTDLLSEQSASCSHSAQRSTLWTPHSAEGRATQSKTPSSLNLKGPSCQPPHVPAPGLLEDLSPDSIDAQTFDFETIGHPNMQPGSLDLDSLAESPESDFMSAVNEFVIEESLKSPNPISDPTSPEMMVESLYSSVINAIDNKRMQDTTTLERENFRITVLHHVIDRYRLAAEESHSNLRCVKDDLFCLRSQVLKEQNDFSLALKSMSADVHNVVDDVCHTLKLELKEQHQSEIVAIQQAFEKQIRSLKEENLDHQNIVRDVQRAMLDLEGLMERKEKELMQLESDKAQWLNTEASLKEKMKKMEQLKSDQAAEFETLLDSRDSLKMQLENLHFEIERGQQKIRQELEAVEQTHLKEFADRMMQEHMSQLDTVTTDHQESMEHLAAENRAKLNEITEHYNSAQKEKDLEIEDLKACIAELAELRCKLEMDIALKETVAEEVRALLEDTKRQQTEAMKSQVASEVQVLNEELTKVKQELQVKNEEYETDRAKLKSLLKIEKDNCISDLVDRHEEEIALLRGELSSLQHQAQDTDRSHAEQLQNLKHELDHKVLALNDEKEVQMSKFQELEQELRTVSRNLQEENNLLTKKLEDTSPDALKELQLQKDKMNKKLLDRIRQLEDEFNDRQVSSSDAGLPLCADSCMGAPLSLDSALQERLQQERASLQTQLELLERRKNEEIQNLKTSLIAEQQTNFNTVLTRERLKKEQVISELIKKLEGVTQQQEKDKALIETLSEDRASVMQEKKHLEEELNRLRSIALVSSAFFTGNPLAQDMGEEVVGACASELLADSDRLVSVAVLRDEEHVDSAVEASMVTVHDNILMSEEKQRIRLLEKTLHMKEEENKRLNQRLMSQSMSSVSSRHSDKIAIRDFQVSDLVLIILDERHDNYVLFTVGPTLYFLHSESLTALDLKPATGTTRRPWVLGKVMEKEYCQAKKAQNRFKVPLGTKFYRVKAIPWNRKV; encoded by the exons ATGAAGTTGTATGTGTTCCAGGTTAACAATGGCAGCACGCTGACATTCGACACTGATCTCGCTGTCCAAAC TGTCGTGGAGCTGAAAcatgccatccaagcaaagtatAAGATTGCCATTCAACATCAAGTCCTTGTTGTCAATGGAGGGGAATGTATGGCTGCGGAGAGGCGGGTCTGCAGCTACAGTGCTGGCACT GAAACAAACCCCATATTCCTGTTCAACAAAGAGATGATCTTGTCTGACCGGGATCCCACCATCCCCAAAACCACCTTCTCCATTGAGAGTGAGATTCAGGTGAAGGTGGAAGAGTCCCTTCTGATGCCAGCTGTCTTTCACACCGTTGCCTCTCGAACACAACTTGCTCTG GAAATGTTTGAAGTTGCCAACAAACTTAGCTCGTTCTGTGAACGTTTGGTTCATGATGAACACCTCCAGCACCAAGGCTGGGCCGCCATAATGGCAAACCTGGACGACTGCTCCATGTCCTATCAGAAGCTTCTTATGAAATTTGACTCTGCATACGCCTCGTATCAGCACGACTTGGAAGAAATTAAGTTCAAACTGACTAG GCTGGGGACAGCAGTCTCTGTGATGGCCAGGATACCCCTGCTGGAATGCTTGACAAGACAAAGTCACAGAGAGAACTTAAAGAAGTCCGCCTCCACTCCAGATAAAGATTCGATTGAGACCGAAGAAGAAAAATCTACAGACTCCGTGCTGTGTGCCACAGATACTCAGGGGGCTCGCAAGGTACCAGGTTCCACCGCGTCAGAGAAGCACGGAGGGGCTGGTAGCCAGGACAGAAATCCATTGATGGACAGCTGTGGGCTGAGAGCTGCCCTTCTGGACGAATGTACTGCAGCCCACTTCAATGTCACACTTTTAGACTGGATCAATGTGCAGGATCGCCCCAACGACGTGGAGTCTGTTGTCAGGAAATGCTTCGATTCCATCAATAGG CTCGATCCGCGGATCATTCAACCTTTCCTGGGAGACAGTCGTGACACAATTGCCAAACTGGATAATCAAAACATGAAAGCCATCAAAGGGCTGGAGGACAGGCTGTACGCGCTCGACCAGATGATCGCCAGCTGCAAGAAGCTGGTCAACGAACAAAAAGAACTTGCTCAG GGATTTTTAGCAAATCAGAAGCGTGCTGAAAACCTGAAGGATACATCTGTTCTGCCCGACTTGTGTCTGAGTCACACCAACCAGCTGATGATCATGCTTAACAACCACCGCAAGCTGCTGGACATCAAAAAGAAGTGCACCACCGCCAAACAAGAACTAGCAAACAACCTCCAAGTCCGACTCAA ATGGTGCTGCTATGTGATGCTTCACGCAGACCAGGATGGCGAGAAGCTCCAGGCTCTGTTTCGGCTCCTCACGGAACTCATGGAAAGGGTGCGGGTGGTGGAAGCCCTCAGCACTGTGCCCCAGATGTACTGCTTGGCGGTGGTGGAAGTCGTTAGAAGGAAGATGTTCATGCGACACTACAGAGAG tgggCCTATGCACTGGTGAAAGATGGCAAACAGCTGTACGAGGCTGAGAAGTTCAAAAGGGAGACCTTTGGGAAACTCTTCA GAAAGTCCTTCCTCAGAAATCGCCTGTTTCGAGGGCTAGACGCATGGCCTCCAACATCATTTTGT ACACGGAAACCTCGAAGATTTGATGATGAGCTTCCAGACATCTCTCTTGACGACTTGCAGTACTTGAAATCTTGTTGTCCTGTGGAGGTGCAGCCTTTCCTCAT GGTTCCGACAATGTGTGACTTTGAGCCCTTGAATCGGCACGTGGAGAAGCTACATTTGCTGGTCCAAGCAGCACACAGTTTGGATGAGATGTCTCAAACTATGACTGACCTGCTAAGTGAACAAAGT GCGTCCTGTAGTCATAGTGCGCAGAGGTCAACTCTTTGGACGCCTCATTCTGCAGAGGGTCGGGCAACGCAGTCCAAAACCCCCTCCTCTCTCAACCTTAAAGGACCCAGCTGTCAGCCACCCCATGTTCCTGCCCCAGGCCTCTTGGAGGACCTTTCTCCAGACAGCATCGATGCACAAACATTTGACTTTGAAACCATCGGCCACCCCAACATGCAGCCTGGCTCCCTTGACTTGGATTCCCTGGCAGAGAGCCCCGAGTCTGACTTCATGTCTGCCGTCAACGAGTTTGTGATCGAAGAGAGCCTGAAATCCCCGAACCCCATCAGTGACCCCACGAGCCCCGAAATGATGGTGGAATCCTTGTATTCCTCAGTTATCAATGCCATCGACAACAAGCGCATGCAAGACACCACAACGCTCGAGAGGGAGAACTTCAGGATCACGGTTCTCCATCATGTTATTGACCGCTATCGATTGGCTGCGGAGGAGTCTCATTCCAATTTGAGGTGTGTGAAGGATGACCTGTTTTGTCTTCGAAGTCAGGTCTTGAAAGAACAAAATGACTTTAGCCTTGCCCTGAAGAGTATGAGCGCAGATGTTCACAACGTTGTGGACGACGTTTGCCACACGCTTAAGCTTGAGCTGAAAGAACAACATCAGAGCGAGATCGTCGCCATTCAGCAGGCGTTTGAGAAGCAGATCCGCTCTCTAAAGGAGGAAAACTTGGACCACCAGAATATAGTGCGAGATGTGCAGCGGGCCATGCTGGACTTGGAGGGGCTCATGGAGCGCAAAGAGAAAGAACTTATGCAGCTGGAGAGCGACAAGGCACAGTGGCTCAACACAGAGGCAAGCCTGAAAGAGAAGATGAAGAAGATGGAACAGCTAAAGAGCGACCAAGCCGCAGAGTTCGAGACCCTCTTGGATTCCAGAGACTCTCTGAAAATGCAGCTTGAGAATCTGCATTTTGAGATTGAACGTGGCCAGCAGAAGATCAGGCAGGAATTAGAGGCTGTCGAGCAGACGCACTTAAAGGAGTTTGCGGACAGAATGATGCAGGAACATATGTCACAACTGGACACCGTCACTACGGATCATCAGGAGTCTATGGAACACCTTGCTGCTGAAAATAGGGCTAAGCTAAATGAGATAACAGAACACTACAACTCTGCTCAAAAAGAGAAGGATCTTGAAATAGAAGACCTGAAGGCTTGCATTGCTGAGCTCGCAGAACTGCGATGCAAATTAGAGATGGATATTGCACTCAAAGAGACTGTAGCAGAGGAGGTGAGGGCCCTATTGGAGGACACCAAGAGGCAGCAGACGGAGGCTATGAAGTCCCAGGTAGCCTCCGAGGTGCAAGTCCTCAATGAAGAGCTCACAAAGGTCAAACAGGAGCTTCAGGTGAAAAACGAGGAGTACGAGACAGACCGAGCCAAGCTGAAGAGCCTTTTAAAGATTGAGAAGGACAACTGCATCTCTGATCTGGTGGACAGGCATGAAGAGGAGATCGCCCTGTTGCGAGGCGAACTCTCTTCCTTGCAGCATCAGGCACAGGATACTGACCGGAGCCACGCAGAGCAGCTGCAGAACCTTAAACATGAGCTGGACCACAAAGTGTTGGCGCTAAATGACGAAAAGGAAGTACAGATGTCGAAGTTTCAAGAACTGGAACAGGAGTTAAGGACTGTGAGCAGGAACTTACAGGAAGAAAACAACCTTTTGACAAAGAAACTAGAGGACACATCCCCAGATGCATTGAAAGAGCTGCAGCTGCAAAAGGACAAAATGAATAAGAAGCTATTGGATAGGATTAGACAACTTGAAGACGAGTTTAATGACAGGCAGGTCTCATCGAG CGATGCAGGGTTGCCACTGTGCGCTGATAGTTGCATGGGTGCACCTCTCTCTCTGGACTCAGCACTACAGGAGCGGCTGCAGCAGGAGAGGGCCTCCCTGCAGACGCAGCTGGAGCTCCTGGAGAGGAGAAAGAATGAGGAGATTCAGAACCTCAAGACCTCTTTAATTGCAGAACAGCAG ACTAACTTCAACACAGTTCTGACTCGTGAGAGGCTGAAGAAGGAGCAGGTCATCAGTGAACTTATAAAGAAGCTGGAAGGTGTCACCCAACAGCAGGAAAAGGACAAAG CTCTGATAGAGACTCTATCTGAGGACAGAGCGAGTGTCATGCAGGAGAAGAAGCACCTGGAAGAAGAGCTCAATCGCCTGCGCAGCATCGCTCTGGTCTCCTCGGCCTTCTTCACCGGCAACCCCTTAGCTCAGGATATGGGTGAAGAAGTGGTGGGGGCGTGCGCCTCCGAGCTCCTGGCTGACAGCGACCGACTTGTCTCTGTCGCGGTCTTGAGGGATGAGGAGCACGTAGACTCAGCAGTGGAGGCGAGCATGGTGACAGTCCA cgacAACATCCTGATGTCAGAGGAAAAACAGAGGATACGCCTACTAGAGAAG ACCCTACACATGAAGGAGGAAGAGAACAAGCGCCTCAATCAAAGACTG aTGTCTCAAAGCATGTCGTCTGTGTCTTCTCGGCACTCAGACAAAATCGCCATCCGAGA TTTCCAGGTAAGCGATCTGGTTCTAATCATCCtggatgaaagacatgacaactacGTCCTGTTCACCGTCGGTCCAACACTTTATTTCCTGCACTCTGAGTCGCTCACTGCACTGGACCTCAAACCAG CAACAGGGACAACAAGGCGGCCGTGGGTGCTTGGAAAGGTGATGGAGAAGGAGTATTGCCAGGCCAAAAAG GCCCAGAACAGGTTCAAGGTTCCTTTAGGAACCAAATTCTACAGAGTCAAAGCTATTCCATGGAACAGAAAAGTATAA